From Brucella pseudogrignonensis, a single genomic window includes:
- the grpE gene encoding nucleotide exchange factor GrpE produces the protein MADEKNTPETPDLEQRDINNPRDRDALKRAADDFLKSRKAEARAEVEEENVDAENLAANTIAALEADNAELKDQMLRLVAEMENLRKRTQRDVQDARSYAVTNFARDMLLVSDNLRRAQDAIPADALESDANLKSLAEGVEMTERAMLQALERHGVTKLDPEGQKFDPNFHQAMFEVPNPELPNNTVVQVVQAGFAIGDRVLRPAMVGVSKGGPKVAADAAPEGNAE, from the coding sequence ATGGCTGATGAAAAAAACACACCGGAAACCCCCGATCTTGAGCAGCGCGATATCAACAATCCTCGTGATCGTGATGCGCTGAAGCGTGCTGCCGACGATTTTCTGAAAAGCCGCAAAGCGGAAGCGCGCGCTGAGGTCGAAGAAGAGAATGTTGACGCGGAGAACCTCGCTGCCAACACCATTGCTGCGCTTGAGGCAGACAATGCAGAACTGAAAGACCAGATGTTGCGTCTGGTTGCTGAAATGGAAAACCTGCGCAAGCGCACACAGCGCGATGTGCAGGACGCACGCAGCTATGCAGTTACCAATTTTGCCCGTGACATGCTGTTGGTGTCCGACAATTTGCGCCGCGCACAGGATGCGATCCCTGCGGATGCACTGGAAAGTGACGCAAATCTGAAATCACTCGCCGAAGGCGTGGAAATGACCGAGCGCGCGATGCTGCAGGCATTGGAACGCCACGGCGTAACGAAGCTCGATCCTGAAGGCCAGAAGTTCGATCCAAACTTCCATCAGGCGATGTTTGAAGTTCCGAATCCGGAGCTTCCAAACAACACCGTTGTTCAGGTTGTTCAGGCGGGCTTTGCGATTGGTGATCGCGTGCTGCGGCCTGCGATGGTTGGCGTTTCCAAGGGTGGACCAAAGGTTGCTGCCGATGCGGCACCTGAAGGAAACGCCGAATAA
- the hrcA gene encoding heat-inducible transcriptional repressor HrcA: MIKSPEHQLLNSLDQRSRDIFRLIVDSYLNDGDPVGSRNLSRLLPHSLSPATIRNVMSDLEQLGLIYAPHISAGRLPTQIGLRFFVDAFMEVGDLRADERTSIEAQVRSAGMNNSVESVLTEASQVLSGLSRGAGLVLATKTEGALKHIEFVRLEPTRALAVLVMQNGDVENRVINLPVGISASQLVEASNFLNAHIHGHTLSEAKSELEKLSQETRQELDQLSQELVEQGIAVWSGAGSDQPARLIVRGRANLLENIHAQEDIERLRHLFDDLETKDGMIQLLDLAESGSGVRIFIGSENKLFSLSGSSLVVAPYRDSEQRVVGALGVIGPTRLNYARIVPMVDYTAQIVSRLLR, encoded by the coding sequence ATGATCAAATCACCGGAACATCAGCTGCTTAATTCGCTCGACCAGCGGTCACGCGATATTTTCCGACTGATTGTTGACAGCTATCTCAATGATGGTGATCCGGTCGGCTCCCGCAATCTATCGCGCCTGTTGCCGCACAGTCTTTCCCCTGCGACCATCCGCAATGTGATGAGCGATCTGGAGCAACTCGGTCTCATTTATGCTCCGCATATTTCTGCCGGGCGTCTGCCAACGCAGATAGGGCTTCGTTTCTTCGTCGATGCTTTTATGGAAGTGGGCGATCTGCGCGCTGATGAACGCACATCGATTGAAGCACAGGTGCGCTCGGCGGGGATGAACAATTCGGTCGAAAGCGTTTTGACAGAAGCCAGCCAGGTTCTGTCTGGCCTGTCGCGCGGCGCGGGCCTTGTGCTTGCCACCAAAACAGAGGGTGCGCTCAAGCATATCGAATTTGTGCGTCTTGAACCCACCCGCGCATTGGCAGTTCTCGTCATGCAGAATGGCGATGTGGAAAACCGCGTTATCAATCTGCCAGTCGGAATTTCTGCGTCGCAGTTGGTGGAAGCATCGAACTTTCTCAATGCGCATATTCACGGGCATACGCTTTCGGAAGCAAAATCGGAACTCGAAAAGCTTTCGCAAGAAACCAGACAGGAACTCGATCAGCTTTCACAAGAACTGGTGGAGCAAGGCATCGCCGTCTGGAGTGGCGCGGGGTCTGACCAACCCGCGCGTTTGATTGTTCGTGGCCGCGCCAATCTGCTTGAGAACATTCATGCTCAGGAAGATATTGAACGCCTGCGTCATCTGTTTGATGATCTCGAAACAAAAGACGGCATGATTCAGCTGCTTGATCTGGCTGAATCGGGTTCGGGCGTGCGAATCTTTATCGGTTCGGAAAACAAATTGTTCTCTCTCTCAGGCTCTTCTCTGGTAGTGGCGCCCTATCGCGATAGTGAACAGCGCGTTGTTGGTGCGCTTGGCGTGATCGGCCCGACCCGACTTAACTATGCGCGCATCGTGCCGATGGTCGATTACACAGCGCAAATTGTATCGCGATTGTTGCGTTAA
- a CDS encoding DUF2244 domain-containing protein, with protein sequence MQHPDGANPDNFDRPIFSALLTPYCSLGRTGFRVLMSALILCWLFVCILFWSIGAWPIIGFFGLDVLAIYLAFRWNYRSANAREEISVSRLALHIRKYEPSGKMIAHEFHPFWSRFRIARKPEFGITSMHVESREKRVPIGGFLNPDDRESFATAFRDALAQARR encoded by the coding sequence ATGCAACATCCAGACGGCGCAAATCCGGATAATTTTGACAGACCAATTTTCAGTGCACTGCTGACGCCCTATTGCTCGCTGGGGCGAACAGGTTTTCGCGTGCTGATGAGCGCGCTGATCCTATGCTGGCTTTTTGTGTGTATCCTGTTCTGGTCAATCGGCGCTTGGCCAATCATCGGATTTTTCGGCCTGGATGTGCTGGCAATTTATTTGGCCTTTCGCTGGAACTATCGATCAGCCAATGCACGGGAAGAAATATCCGTCTCCCGTTTAGCGCTACATATCCGCAAATATGAGCCTTCCGGCAAAATGATTGCGCATGAGTTTCACCCCTTCTGGTCGCGGTTCAGGATTGCCCGCAAACCAGAATTCGGTATCACGTCGATGCATGTCGAAAGCCGCGAGAAGCGTGTCCCTATTGGTGGTTTTCTCAATCCCGATGATCGTGAAAGCTTCGCAACCGCTTTTCGTGATGCACTGGCACAGG
- a CDS encoding trimeric intracellular cation channel family protein, with protein MTVFDFANFAGVFVFAATGALAASRRQLDIIGFIFLANITGIGGGTIRDLLLGAPVFWVIEPFYLLAGTSAAIFVYFTAHLVESRYRLLLWFDAIGMSAYTVVGAAKGLTLGFGPSVAIVTGIFTATLGGILRDMVAGEPSVLMRREIYVSAALAGACLYVLLERFGIDPIYAGIASALTAFVVRGGALYFGWNLPVYKSRPGRTEEELKRDRIVP; from the coding sequence GTGACGGTCTTTGATTTTGCAAATTTTGCAGGCGTTTTTGTCTTCGCGGCTACTGGGGCGCTTGCCGCCTCGCGCCGTCAGCTTGACATTATCGGCTTCATCTTCCTTGCAAATATAACCGGCATCGGTGGAGGAACCATCCGTGATCTGCTTCTTGGCGCACCGGTTTTCTGGGTGATCGAGCCGTTTTATCTGCTGGCAGGAACTTCAGCCGCAATCTTCGTTTATTTTACAGCGCATCTGGTTGAATCGCGCTACCGGCTGCTGCTCTGGTTTGATGCTATCGGCATGTCCGCCTATACGGTCGTTGGCGCAGCAAAAGGCCTGACACTCGGTTTCGGACCATCGGTTGCCATTGTCACCGGCATCTTCACCGCAACACTTGGCGGTATTTTGCGCGATATGGTCGCGGGTGAACCATCCGTACTGATGCGGCGTGAAATCTATGTGAGTGCGGCCCTTGCCGGTGCATGTCTTTATGTCTTGCTGGAGCGGTTCGGAATCGATCCCATTTATGCCGGAATTGCATCCGCACTGACTGCCTTCGTCGTGCGTGGCGGTGCGCTTTATTTCGGCTGGAACCTGCCCGTTTATAAAAGTCGTCCCGGTCGCACCGAGGAAGAGCTCAAGCGCGACCGGATTGTACCCTGA
- a CDS encoding adenosine kinase, whose amino-acid sequence MATFDVLCIGNAIVDIISRTDDAFLETNGIIKGAMNLIDGDRAELLYSRINGQVTEMSGGSAGNTAAGIASLGGRSAYFGKVATDHLGRVFAHDIRAQGVAFDTRPLEKGSPTARSMIFVTGDGERSMNTYLGACVELGPEDVESSKVSDARVTYFEGYLWDPPRAKEAIVLASKIAHEHGRKVAMTLSDPFCVDRYREEFLDLMRSRTVDIVFANEDEAKSLYQTKTLDEAIEAIRKDCELSIVTRSEKGAVVVTPEQTIEVPAIEIEELIDTTGAGDLYAAGFLYGYTKDRSLEDCARLGSLAAGMIIQQMGPRPLIDLKAVATQAKLI is encoded by the coding sequence ATGGCTACATTCGACGTACTTTGCATTGGCAATGCCATTGTCGATATTATTTCGCGCACCGACGATGCATTTCTTGAAACAAATGGCATCATCAAAGGCGCCATGAACCTGATTGATGGCGATCGGGCAGAACTGCTTTATAGCCGCATCAACGGTCAGGTTACGGAAATGTCGGGCGGAAGCGCAGGCAATACGGCTGCGGGCATTGCAAGCCTTGGCGGGCGATCTGCCTATTTTGGCAAGGTCGCTACAGATCATCTTGGCCGGGTTTTTGCGCATGACATTCGCGCACAGGGTGTTGCTTTCGATACACGCCCACTTGAAAAAGGGAGTCCAACCGCGCGTTCGATGATTTTCGTAACCGGCGACGGCGAGCGTTCGATGAACACCTATCTTGGTGCCTGTGTTGAACTCGGGCCGGAAGACGTAGAGAGTTCCAAAGTTTCTGATGCACGCGTCACCTATTTTGAAGGCTACCTCTGGGATCCGCCACGCGCCAAGGAAGCAATCGTTCTCGCTTCCAAGATTGCGCATGAACATGGCCGCAAGGTCGCGATGACCCTTTCTGATCCGTTCTGTGTTGATCGCTATCGTGAAGAATTTCTTGATCTGATGCGCAGCCGCACGGTCGATATTGTTTTTGCCAATGAAGACGAAGCCAAGTCGCTGTATCAGACAAAGACGCTTGATGAAGCAATCGAAGCGATCCGCAAGGATTGTGAATTGTCGATTGTCACACGATCTGAAAAAGGCGCGGTCGTTGTAACGCCCGAGCAGACAATTGAAGTGCCTGCTATCGAGATTGAAGAACTGATTGATACCACCGGCGCTGGCGATCTCTATGCCGCAGGATTCCTTTATGGCTATACGAAGGATCGTTCGCTCGAGGATTGCGCACGTCTTGGTTCACTCGCGGCTGGCATGATTATCCAGCAGATGGGGCCGCGTCCGCTGATTGACCTCAAGGCTGTGGCAACACAGGCCAAGCTCATTTAA
- a CDS encoding sulfate transporter family protein, with translation MILEAALKALKRLPTPEFRSVLWKTLGLTLVLLIGLWVAIRQLFFTFAWPWMEQILPGMPGWAGWLGIVAAIVAGLGLALVLALMIAPVTALVAGIFLDDVADVVESEDYPGEPKGTALPLGRSIVASLKFLGVVILGNIIALFLLFIPGINLIAFFVINAYLLSREFFEFAAMRYRSEAEAKALRSQYSVTIFAAGLVIAGFLAIPIVNLLTPLFAAAMMIHLHKAISQREVLKLRR, from the coding sequence ATGATCCTTGAAGCGGCATTAAAAGCTCTAAAACGTCTTCCTACACCGGAATTCCGCTCAGTTTTGTGGAAAACGCTCGGTCTGACGCTCGTGCTGCTGATCGGTCTATGGGTCGCAATTCGTCAATTATTTTTTACCTTCGCATGGCCGTGGATGGAGCAGATCCTGCCCGGTATGCCCGGATGGGCTGGCTGGCTTGGAATTGTGGCCGCTATCGTTGCAGGCTTGGGACTCGCACTCGTGCTCGCGCTGATGATTGCGCCCGTCACAGCGCTAGTGGCGGGTATTTTTCTCGATGACGTTGCCGATGTAGTCGAGAGCGAGGATTATCCGGGCGAGCCTAAAGGAACAGCCTTACCACTTGGGCGCTCCATCGTAGCATCGCTCAAATTTTTAGGCGTTGTCATCCTCGGCAATATCATAGCGCTGTTTTTGCTGTTCATACCGGGGATCAATCTGATCGCCTTTTTTGTGATCAACGCCTATTTGCTTAGCCGGGAATTTTTTGAATTTGCTGCCATGCGCTATCGCTCAGAAGCAGAAGCGAAGGCGCTACGCTCGCAATATAGTGTCACGATATTTGCCGCAGGACTTGTGATTGCTGGCTTCTTGGCAATCCCGATTGTCAATCTGCTCACACCGCTCTTTGCGGCTGCGATGATGATTCATCTCCACAAAGCGATTTCGCAGCGTGAAGTTCTAAAACTGCGGCGGTAG
- the nth gene encoding endonuclease III → MENAKIKSPVNVATPARRPRRVAGTLYTADEIHEIFRRFSILRPEPKGELEHVNAFTLLVAVVLSAQATDAGVNKATRALFAIADTPQKMLALGEEAVGKYIRTIGLWRNKAKNVILLSEALIREHGGEVPDDLDALVKLPGVGRKTANVVLSMAFGHSTMAVDTHVLRIGNRMGLAPGKTPEAVEAILMRVIPKEYLFHAHHWLILHGRYTCKARKPECEKCVVADICKYPGKTCDVPAALIPLPPQF, encoded by the coding sequence ATGGAAAACGCCAAAATCAAATCCCCCGTGAATGTTGCAACACCCGCTCGTCGTCCGCGCCGGGTGGCTGGCACGCTTTATACGGCGGATGAGATTCATGAGATTTTCCGTCGCTTTTCGATATTGCGACCTGAGCCGAAGGGCGAACTTGAGCATGTGAACGCTTTCACGCTGCTGGTGGCGGTGGTTTTGTCGGCACAGGCAACTGATGCTGGGGTCAACAAAGCGACCCGTGCACTTTTTGCGATTGCCGACACGCCGCAAAAGATGCTTGCGCTGGGCGAGGAGGCGGTCGGCAAATATATCCGCACAATTGGACTTTGGCGCAACAAGGCTAAAAACGTTATTCTTTTGTCAGAAGCACTGATCCGCGAGCATGGTGGTGAAGTGCCGGATGATCTCGATGCTCTGGTGAAATTACCAGGCGTTGGCCGCAAGACGGCCAATGTGGTTTTGAGTATGGCGTTTGGGCATTCCACCATGGCTGTCGATACGCATGTTTTACGTATCGGCAATCGCATGGGGCTTGCACCAGGAAAAACGCCGGAGGCTGTGGAAGCCATTCTGATGCGGGTGATCCCAAAGGAATATCTGTTCCACGCGCATCACTGGCTCATTCTGCATGGGCGCTATACGTGCAAAGCGCGTAAGCCAGAATGCGAGAAATGCGTCGTCGCCGATATTTGTAAATATCCGGGCAAAACCTGCGATGTTCCGGCAGCGCTTATTCCGCTACCGCCGCAGTTTTAG